In the genome of Lathyrus oleraceus cultivar Zhongwan6 chromosome 4, CAAS_Psat_ZW6_1.0, whole genome shotgun sequence, the window ATAGAGAGGTAACATAAtcatattttcaaattaaatcaTCTCTCTGTCTCTAGTCCACTTTCATTTATGCATTATCCATGATTTTGGTAGGGGATTGGGTCATTTAAAGTCTTTTGCGCGTAACAAGGCTCAACCAGAAGGTTCTATAGCTGAAGGTTACTTAGCCGAAGAGTCTCTTACTTTTTGTTCTCGATACCTTGATAATATAGAGACAAGATTTAATAGACCTGGTCGTGTTTGTGATGACCCAAATGAGGATAAGTCTTCCTCTACATCATTTATCTTTCCTCAACTTGGTAAACCAGTAGGAGCTTCATCAACATTCACTTTAACCCCAATGCAAAAGTTACAAGCTCATCGATATCTCCTTCTAAATTGTGAAGTAGTAACGCCATTTATTGAGTGAGTAATTGAAAAAAACATCATCTCCTTTGTTATTAGCCTACTTAAGACATATTAGTTACGTgattttatttatatataattCTTGTAGGGAATTTAGACAATTCATAAAAAGAAGTTCAAGGTCAAGAAGACTTTCAGCTACAGAGATTGAAAAGAGATTAGTTAAAGAATTTGCTGATTGGTTTAAAAAACGGGTAAATGGAAAGTAAATAGTTATTCCTATTTTCATGTTCACATATTTAATTTTGTCTAATACAATAATTGTTTTATATAGATTTTGAATCCAGAAACATTAAGTACAATGTCTACCGACCTTAAAATTCTAGCTCGTGGCCCTTTAACAGTGCAAGAAGATTTAGTGCTTATAACATCAATGGTTTCAAATTTCGAACCTTGGCTCGAGAAGCGGGATTGAAAACACAAAACAGTGGGGTTTTCTTAACATCCAAAACTTCTTGTGTTTCGACCAGTGTTGACGGAAACATGAGACAAGCAGACTTACCTTATTATGGGAAGTTGGAAGATATCATTGAGATTAACTACTATGGTTGATTCAAAGTTATTCTTTTTAAATGCAAATGGGCTGACACTACATGTGATAGAGGGTACAAAAAAGAATAGATGGAATTTTAATTGTGTAAATTTTGAGAGATTGATTCATAATGGTGATCGGGAAGAACATGATCCGTACATTGAGGCATCTCAAGCACAAATGACATATTATGTAGAAGATTTGGTTAATATAGGATGGAGTGTTGTCGTGCATTTAAAGGCAAGAGATTTGTATGAAATGGGAGACAAAATAGAAGAGGAAGTTTATGAAAATGAGCCATACGAAGAGCAACACCTTGACCAGCTTGGTAACATTCATGATGAGTATGATCAATTGGCAACAAACCATTTAAGTAATGATTCAGTTGAATGAAATATGGTTGTTGACTTGGAAACAGATACAATGTTTgaatataaaaatattattattactCTATTTAAGTAAAGGTAATACTTTAAATTTGTTGAAGTTTTAGTCATTTTGTTGAATATTTACTTTCTTACATTTCACCTTTTTATACTTAGAAGTGTAGTATACAATCATAGATTTACCTTTATTTGATTTGAGTTTCAATTAACTTCATTATATTTAACAAACTTTATTTATTATAAGCATGCAGCCATGGTAAAGGTTAAGCGGTTTTCAAATCCACTCAAGTCACCACCTCAAATAGTAGGTACAACTCATCCTCCACCTCAACCTCAACCTCATGCCATACTTCAAACTCAATCTCCAACTCAATATCAAGCTCCTTCTTTACGGCCTTCACCTCCGGCCCAATGTCCAACACATATCCCAAGTCATCCTCCAACTCAAACCCAACTTCATTCTAGACTTCAAACTCAAGTTCCAGCTCATTCTTCACATCATATTCAAGATCCAACTCAAACTCAAGCTCCAACACATAATCCAACATATACTACACCGACCATTTTATCGCCAACTCTTGAAGTTCCACAACAATCTCAAGAATCAAGGCAATGTGTTGGACGGGAGTCCACACAATATTGGAGTGTTGAATCAATAGGTATGCATCACATTTTCTTGCATTTTACATAACcctttttaaatatatttttggttaaatgaattattttattattaaagATTTAGGAGGAGTTATTTAGAAGATTAAAACCACAAAAGATCAAGTAAATAACTTATCTACTGGAGAACGTGTAATTGTGCACTTTGATGACCAAGGTGCTGCATATGGCGAAGCACAAGGCTTGCTTGCTGGATATTGTGGAATATTAGCAATTGATGGTAACTTGTTTCCAATAAGTTTTGATAGATGGTCTGGACCACCACCATCAGGCATGCCAAAATGTTATTTTGAAGATTGCTTTAAAACAGACATAAAGGTATAAAAGTTGTGTATATATAACTTTACATTTATATTTAGTTTGTTCATTTTAATGCACAAAATCtaactttttctttttttaaagCCTCGATTTTGTTTTTGGACTACTGAAGCTCTTACAGAGCGATATTGTCGGCTCAGCATTGGGAAAAAGTGGGCTTCCCATAGGCAAAGATTATGGGATGGATTCTATAATCCAGTCTTAACAAGAGATGAAATTGTATCTAATGTACCACTCGGTGTAGATAAAACTCAATGGGCTTTATTTGTCAACTATCGTCTAAAACCATCTACGAAGGTAAATTGTCGAACCTATGAATATAACAGAATACAAATCTGTTTTGCATTAGCATAAATTAGAAGAAAATGATATGCAATAGTATATAGCACATGCAGCAAAACTAGATCACATTGCATATAGTAAGAACCAAATATGTATAAACTCAAACGTGAATGGTTTATACAAAATTGAAATTCAATTTTTGAAACAATAAATGCATTTGATTCGTGGCTAAATTTACAAGCCAAATAACATTTTTGTTTAAAGGGAACTATGTGCTGATTTATGCATATTAATGCATAGTTTAGTATATATGACATTGTTACAATTATGTGCTCAGAGAGAGAAATGGTTGATAGTTTCTAGTAGATCAAGCCAATAGAACTTGCCATGTAGTATTTGTATTACTTTGTAACTTGAACTATGATTACAAATTGTTTGTAATGGCTAGAAAAATATTATACATAGCTTTTGTTTTTGCTTATTATTGAAGCAACCAACCTTTAATTTGATCTTTGGTCTTATAGGACATGCTAGTTATTTGTATAAGAAACTCAAGTCATAATTTTTTTTGTATATAcattggaatatatatatatatatatatatatatatatatatatatatatatatatatatatatatatatatatatatatatatatatatatatatatatctgtAAGTTGCTTAATATTGAGTGATTACTAATTTTTGGCGATATCGAAGCGTTTGGATCGAAATATTCACTCACTATTTTAACTTTTTAATTTTCTACTTCTAATAACTATGATGTTGTTAACCTTTTTTGAAAGACCATATTTATGCTTTATTTAAATGCTCTTGTTTATTGCTTATTTTGAAAGAATATATCAATTTGACTCAATTTTAGTTGATCCATTCTTATCTTTAGTAATTCTCTATTTGGTCTTGCATGTGGTGTTTTTATATAAAGTTATTTGATTAATTTGTAAACTCATGTATGTTTGTTCATATAGGAGACTTGTCGCAGAAATAAGGAAATACGTAGTAAGCAAGTGGTTCCTCATACTGGTGGTTCTAAACCACTCTCACGAAAAAGACATGAAATGGTAATTATATTAATTAACCTCAGATTTTACTATAAAGATATACATCTTATTAATCATAATATTTTTATGGTGTAGTTTTTACAAGTTGGATTACAACCCAGTCGTGGACAATTATATATTGAAACCCATAAGAAAAAGGATGGGTCAGTTGTAATCTTGCAGCAAAAACTTTAGTGGTAagtttaattttataaatattttttcaAGATTTCCATTTACTCTTATGAGTTTGTTTTGTTAAACATCAAATCACTAACATGTTTGAATAGTATACTACTTATTGTGTTATTATTGTTGTGTTGTTGGGTTGATAGTTTTGTACGTCTGTAGGAACAAATTGAAGTGGGTTTGACTCAAAGCATTAATGATGAATCTATAGTTTCTCCTAATGATGTTATTGGTAAAATTTTGGGGCCTAAGCATCCTGGAAGAGTACGATGTTTAGGTATGGGAGCAACACCTAGTTATACATTTAGAAATACCAGATTTTGACTTTCAAACTCAGGTACTTCATATGGTATTTCTACATCACCATCTAAAATTTGGCAAGAGAAGTACACACACTTGGAATCTTGTCTTAAGAAT includes:
- the LOC127137441 gene encoding uncharacterized protein LOC127137441, producing MVKVKRFSNPLKSPPQIVGTTHPPPQPQPHAILQTQSPTQYQAPSLRPSPPAQCPTHIPSHPPTQTQLHSRLQTQVPAHSSHHIQDPTQTQAPTHNPTYTTPTILSPTLEVPQQSQESRQCVGRESTQYWSVESIGAAYGEAQGLLAGYCGILAIDGNLFPISFDRWSGPPPSGMPKCYFEDCFKTDIKPRFCFWTTEALTERYCRLSIGKKWASHRQRLWDGFYNPVLTRDEIVSNVPLGVDKTQWALFVNYRLKPSTKETCRRNKEIRSKQVVPHTGGSKPLSRKRHEMFLQVGLQPSRGQLYIETHKKKDGSVEQIEVGLTQSINDESIVSPNDVIGKILGPKHPGRVRCLDFVSYYIEVVPANVAGESDLSKNVTEPNSPMDASEPDLPIDATETSGASNI